In the genome of Porphyrobacter sp. ULC335, one region contains:
- a CDS encoding serine hydrolase has translation MKRQILASLALGVLALPAAGLAAQTAPTAAVEQTQLEIRADQVVALLNGKAEPADLFTQGFRAAVADAQIKALSANFTAQFGAAVEVSLLAPRDGTRAALEIRFERGLAKGGIAIDPANDNRINELRFTSIDALAVAGDTPQAISADLAALPGMVNAWFGPLGGTPVIALNADQPLALGSAFKLYVLAALAEDVKAGRRKWSDVVLLTEKSYPSGQLQDWPEGSPVSLHTLASLMISISDNTATDQLIVVLGKARIMNLMRESGHSNPAANTPFLTTREFFTLKASDAGVLDRWRSGPLAAQDALDVLNADAPPSLDEVNAAFTQGPKAIDVEWFASPADLAGLFAHMRRTADPKAFAIMAISPSATPAIKANWRYIGYKGGSEPGVINLTWLLTDQAGRDWVLTAGWNNAAAVVDDGKFLSIAQRILLLPR, from the coding sequence ATGAAGCGCCAGATCCTTGCCTCGCTCGCTCTTGGGGTGCTGGCCCTGCCCGCCGCCGGGCTGGCTGCGCAGACCGCGCCGACCGCCGCCGTTGAACAGACCCAGCTGGAAATCCGCGCCGATCAGGTCGTGGCGCTGCTCAATGGCAAGGCCGAACCCGCCGATCTGTTCACGCAAGGCTTCCGCGCCGCTGTCGCCGACGCGCAGATCAAGGCGTTGAGCGCGAACTTCACCGCACAGTTCGGCGCGGCGGTCGAGGTGTCCCTGCTTGCCCCGCGCGACGGGACGCGAGCGGCGCTTGAAATCCGTTTCGAGCGCGGGTTGGCCAAGGGCGGCATCGCGATTGATCCCGCAAATGATAACCGCATCAACGAATTGCGCTTCACCTCTATCGATGCGCTTGCCGTGGCGGGCGATACGCCGCAGGCGATCTCGGCTGATCTTGCCGCGCTACCCGGCATGGTCAATGCATGGTTCGGCCCGCTGGGCGGAACGCCGGTGATTGCTCTCAACGCCGACCAGCCCCTTGCGCTGGGATCGGCCTTCAAGCTGTATGTGCTGGCGGCGCTGGCCGAGGATGTGAAGGCGGGCCGGCGCAAGTGGTCTGACGTCGTGCTGCTAACCGAAAAGAGCTATCCCAGCGGGCAGTTGCAGGACTGGCCCGAGGGTTCGCCGGTTTCGCTCCACACCCTCGCCAGCCTGATGATCTCGATCAGCGACAACACCGCGACTGACCAGCTGATCGTGGTGCTGGGCAAGGCCCGTATCATGAACCTGATGCGCGAAAGCGGGCACAGCAACCCTGCCGCCAACACCCCTTTCCTCACCACCCGCGAATTCTTCACCCTGAAGGCCAGCGACGCCGGGGTTCTTGATCGCTGGCGCAGTGGACCGCTTGCCGCGCAGGATGCGCTTGACGTCTTGAACGCCGATGCGCCGCCTTCGCTTGATGAGGTCAACGCCGCCTTCACCCAAGGCCCCAAGGCGATCGATGTCGAATGGTTTGCCTCGCCCGCCGATCTTGCCGGCCTGTTCGCCCATATGCGCCGCACCGCCGACCCAAAGGCCTTCGCAATCATGGCGATCAGTCCCTCGGCAACGCCGGCGATCAAGGCCAACTGGCGCTATATCGGCTACAAAGGCGGCAGCGAGCCGGGCGTGATCAACCTTACATGGCTGCTCACGGATCAGGCCGGGCGCGACTGGGTGTTGACGGCCGGGTGGAACAATGCGGCCGCCGTGGTGGATGACGGCAAGTTCCTCTCCATCGCCCAGCGTATCCTGCTCCTCCCTCGCTAA
- the parE gene encoding DNA topoisomerase IV subunit B, translating into MADPTPDDLFANTPTSSGDYNASAIEVLEGLEPVRRRPGMYIGGTDDRAFHHLAAEVLDNAMDEAVAGHATRIEMRLDEGNRLSVADNGRGIPVDEHPKFPGKSTLEVILSTLHSGGKFSGKAYATSGGLHGVGVSVVNALSVHTRVEVARDKQLYAQEFSRGVTQGAIQNLGPTPNRRGTTVTFVPDPEIFGDRSFNPKRLFKLARSKAYLFAGVEIRWKCAPSLASEDVPAEAVFKFPGGLADHLAEQVGARECVTAQPFTGSQDFPVIDGIGQGRAEWAIAWPLYSDGSTSWYCNTVPTPDGGTHEQGLRTALTRGLRAFGELVGAKKAKDITADDVMTGAEVMLSVFIRDPQFQSQTKDRLTSPEAARLVENAIRDHFDHFLTDNMERGKALLGEVMERMDERLKRKQEREIKRKSATNAKKLRLPGKLTDCSGEGDRETELFIVEGDSAGGSAKQARDRKSQAILPIRGKILNVASATADKIRANSEIADLALALGCGTRKDCNADNLRYDRIIIMTDADVDGAHIATLLMTFFFQEMPDIVKRGHLFLAQPPLYRLTAGKESRYARDDAHRAELEASVFKGKKVEVSRFKGLGEMNPQQLRETTMAPETRGLIRITLPQEFEDRAGVARLVDELMGRNPEHRFNFIQNRAGEIDRDLIDA; encoded by the coding sequence ATGGCAGACCCCACTCCCGACGATCTCTTCGCCAACACGCCAACATCCAGCGGCGATTACAACGCCTCGGCCATCGAGGTGCTGGAGGGGCTGGAGCCCGTCCGCCGCCGTCCCGGCATGTATATCGGCGGCACCGATGACCGCGCCTTCCACCACCTCGCCGCCGAAGTGCTCGACAACGCGATGGACGAGGCAGTCGCGGGCCATGCGACACGGATCGAGATGCGACTGGACGAGGGCAATCGCCTGTCGGTCGCCGATAACGGCCGCGGCATCCCGGTGGACGAGCATCCCAAATTTCCCGGCAAGTCGACGCTGGAGGTGATCCTTTCGACGCTGCACTCCGGCGGCAAGTTCTCGGGCAAGGCCTATGCGACCAGCGGCGGTCTGCACGGCGTGGGCGTGAGCGTGGTCAATGCGCTGTCGGTCCATACGCGGGTCGAAGTGGCGCGCGACAAGCAGCTTTACGCGCAGGAGTTCTCGCGCGGGGTGACGCAGGGGGCGATCCAGAACCTCGGCCCGACGCCCAACCGGCGTGGCACGACGGTGACTTTCGTCCCCGATCCCGAGATCTTCGGTGATCGCAGCTTCAACCCCAAGCGCCTTTTCAAGCTGGCGCGGTCCAAGGCGTATCTGTTCGCCGGTGTCGAGATCCGCTGGAAATGCGCGCCGTCGCTCGCTTCCGAGGATGTGCCGGCAGAAGCCGTGTTCAAGTTCCCCGGCGGTCTTGCCGATCATCTGGCCGAACAGGTCGGCGCGCGCGAATGCGTTACCGCCCAGCCTTTCACCGGCTCGCAGGATTTCCCCGTCATCGACGGCATCGGACAAGGCCGCGCCGAATGGGCGATCGCCTGGCCGCTCTACTCGGACGGTTCGACAAGCTGGTATTGCAACACCGTGCCCACCCCCGATGGCGGCACGCACGAGCAAGGCCTGCGCACCGCGCTGACCCGCGGACTTCGCGCCTTTGGCGAGCTGGTCGGCGCCAAAAAGGCCAAGGACATCACCGCCGATGACGTGATGACCGGCGCCGAGGTGATGCTCAGCGTTTTCATCCGCGATCCGCAGTTCCAGTCCCAGACCAAGGACCGCCTCACCTCGCCCGAGGCTGCGCGTCTGGTCGAGAACGCGATCCGCGATCATTTCGACCACTTCCTCACCGACAACATGGAGCGCGGCAAGGCGCTGCTCGGCGAGGTGATGGAGCGCATGGACGAGCGCCTCAAGCGCAAGCAGGAGCGCGAGATCAAGCGCAAAAGCGCCACAAACGCAAAGAAGCTGCGCCTGCCCGGCAAGCTCACCGATTGCAGCGGTGAAGGCGACCGCGAGACCGAGCTGTTCATCGTCGAAGGCGATTCCGCAGGTGGCAGCGCCAAACAGGCGCGCGACCGCAAGTCGCAGGCGATCCTCCCGATCCGCGGCAAAATCCTCAACGTCGCCAGCGCCACCGCCGACAAGATCCGCGCGAACAGCGAAATCGCCGACCTTGCGCTCGCTTTGGGCTGTGGCACCCGCAAGGACTGCAACGCCGACAATCTGCGTTACGACCGCATCATCATCATGACCGACGCGGATGTCGACGGCGCGCATATCGCCACGCTGCTGATGACCTTCTTCTTCCAGGAAATGCCCGACATCGTGAAGCGCGGGCACCTGTTCCTCGCCCAGCCCCCGCTCTACCGCCTCACCGCCGGCAAGGAGAGCCGCTACGCCCGCGACGACGCGCACCGCGCCGAACTGGAAGCGAGCGTGTTCAAGGGCAAGAAGGTCGAAGTGTCACGCTTCAAGGGCCTCGGCGAAATGAACCCGCAGCAATTGCGCGAAACCACCATGGCGCCCGAAACGCGCGGGTTGATCCGCATCACCCTGCCGCAGGAATTTGAAGATCGCGCAGGCGTGGCGCGACTTGTCGATGAATTGATGGGCCGCAACCCCGAACACCGTTTCAACTTCATCCAGAACCGTGCGGGCGAGATCGACCGCGATCTGATCGACGCGTGA
- a CDS encoding glycosyltransferase family 87 protein codes for MGWDVLRKAEWLGESRARGYLVLLALAQAGMLVFLLATARNGIDRNGFLIGTDFISFWTSGRMLMAGANVYDVSAHIASQRELYTLPGEYTAFFYPPSFLPFVWPLGFMGYFPALAMWLLVTGAAWLAAMRAWFAALGLKGPALVLLCAFPPLMITLTHGQTSFLVAALLGGGLLLVPNRPWLAGVLIGLATIKPQFGLLVPVALLASGQWRTIAGAGASALALAALAALAFGPQVWGDWLAITQTAGDATDSGSIGFAKMVSLFAGLRLVGVPSGLAMAAQLGLTLAVAAVVAMACWRRSFTPGHAALVLAGAPLATPFVLDYDMLLTAFPLAYLFAQTRERGFADWERITIAAVFAAGVFARPLAISTSVPIMPLLLIALFVAVWRRVRAEAA; via the coding sequence ATGGGTTGGGATGTTCTTCGCAAGGCAGAATGGCTTGGGGAAAGCCGCGCGCGTGGTTACCTGGTGCTGCTCGCACTGGCGCAGGCTGGCATGCTGGTTTTCCTGCTGGCGACGGCCAGGAACGGGATCGACCGCAACGGATTTCTGATCGGCACGGATTTCATAAGCTTCTGGACATCGGGCCGGATGCTGATGGCTGGAGCGAACGTCTATGACGTCTCCGCCCATATTGCCTCCCAGCGCGAACTTTACACGCTGCCGGGCGAATACACCGCGTTCTTTTACCCGCCGAGCTTCCTGCCCTTCGTCTGGCCACTGGGCTTCATGGGCTATTTCCCGGCGCTGGCGATGTGGCTGCTGGTCACAGGGGCGGCTTGGCTGGCGGCAATGCGGGCGTGGTTCGCCGCGCTCGGGCTGAAGGGGCCGGCGCTGGTGCTGCTCTGCGCCTTTCCGCCGCTGATGATCACCCTGACGCATGGGCAGACGTCATTTCTGGTGGCGGCATTGCTTGGCGGCGGCTTGCTGTTGGTGCCGAACCGGCCCTGGCTAGCGGGCGTGCTGATCGGGCTGGCGACGATCAAGCCGCAGTTCGGCCTGCTGGTGCCGGTGGCTTTGCTGGCAAGCGGACAGTGGCGGACGATTGCGGGCGCCGGTGCATCGGCGCTCGCCCTTGCTGCGCTCGCCGCACTCGCCTTCGGGCCGCAGGTGTGGGGCGATTGGCTCGCCATCACCCAGACCGCTGGAGACGCGACCGACAGCGGCTCGATCGGCTTTGCCAAGATGGTGAGCCTGTTTGCGGGCCTGCGTCTGGTCGGGGTGCCGAGCGGGCTGGCGATGGCCGCGCAGCTTGGCCTCACGCTGGCGGTGGCGGCAGTGGTTGCGATGGCCTGCTGGCGGCGGAGCTTCACTCCGGGGCACGCCGCGCTGGTGCTGGCCGGCGCGCCGCTGGCGACGCCTTTCGTGCTCGATTACGACATGCTGCTGACCGCGTTCCCGCTTGCCTACCTGTTCGCGCAGACGCGGGAGCGGGGCTTTGCCGATTGGGAACGCATCACTATCGCCGCGGTCTTCGCAGCGGGAGTCTTCGCACGCCCGCTTGCGATCAGCACCAGCGTGCCGATTATGCCGCTGTTGCTGATTGCGCTGTTTGTGGCTGTCTGGCGGCGGGTGCGGGCTGAGGCTGCTTAA